The Deltaproteobacteria bacterium DNA window ATTCCCGCGTAGGCGGGAATCCAGCATTTTTGTCATTTCGACCAAAGGGAGGAATCTTAAAAAAATCCATGTTTCGGGACAGTTTTTGATGGAATTTTTTAAAAAAGTTTTATATAGTACCGAGTTGAAAATATTCTCGCTACAGAATATGACCAAGATAGCCTTTGGTCAGACCAGTCCAGTTTTATTGAACCGTCTGTCCCTCGGGTGTGCGAGTTTCCCTATAACAAAAATTCCTTGGTTAAAAACCCTCGGTAGTACAGGATTAGGGAAAGATAAAGTATTGTTCAAATGCCTCGTCTCTTGGGGAGGGATATTTCTCCGCGGGTCCGGGGAGATTTTATCAGACCAGTTACGACTGGAATAGGGGCCTTATGCAGATAAACCATTCAGCCATAAATGTTTCAATCTTTTTTTGTCAACAATTAGATCCTGAGCAGGATGCCAATCGCCGGGTTTTGGAAAAGGAATTGGGCTCCCGGGTTAAATTTTTCCCTTTGCCCTGCAGCGGCCGGATAGAACCCCTCCATTTTTTACGGGCACTGGAAGCCGGGGCCGATCTGGTCTATTTGATTACCTGTCCCGAAAAGGTGTGCCGTTATCAGCAGGGAAACCTGCGGGCCGGGAAAAGGATCGCCTATGCCCGAAAGTTGATTGAGGAGATCGGCCTGGATCCGGAACGTCTGGTGCTGGTAACCACCCGCCCACCGCTTCCCAAGCGGATCGATCTTCTAACCCGGGAATTGTTGGCCGAATCTCCTTCAAAAGGTCGTTCCCTTTTAAGCAGATTATAATTTTTTCAAGGGATAGATACCATGATCACAGCAGAAAGAAAACCTCTTGATGAAATCATCGCCATGATTTCACCCTATAAGAAAGTGTTGGTGGTGGGGTGTGCCAGTTGTGTGGCCGAATGCGCCGCCGGCGGAGAAAAGGAGACCGGTCTTCTGGCCTCGGCCCTCCGCATGGACGCCCGGATGACCAACAAGGAATTGGAAACCCGGGAAATGACCCTGGAACGCCAATGCGTTTATGAATTTATCGATCAGTTGACCAGCCTGGCCGACCAGTATGACGCCATCCTTTCCCTGGCCTGCGGGGCCGGGGTCCAGGCCGTGGCTGAAGTTTTTCCCAATGTGCCCATACTTCCGGCCGTAAACACCCTTTTTCTGGGCCAGACCAAGGAGGCCGGACTCTGGCTGGAAAACTGCCGGGGCTGCGGCCAGTGCCGTCTCCACCTGTTTGCCGATATCTGCCCGGTCACCCGCTGTGCCAAACAGATCTTTAACGGCCCCTGCGGCGGCTCCCAGGCCGGTCAATGTGAA harbors:
- a CDS encoding hydrogenase iron-sulfur subunit, giving the protein MQINHSAINVSIFFCQQLDPEQDANRRVLEKELGSRVKFFPLPCSGRIEPLHFLRALEAGADLVYLITCPEKVCRYQQGNLRAGKRIAYARKLIEEIGLDPERLVLVTTRPPLPKRIDLLTRELLAESPSKGRSLLSRL
- a CDS encoding methylenetetrahydrofolate reductase C-terminal domain-containing protein, translating into MITAERKPLDEIIAMISPYKKVLVVGCASCVAECAAGGEKETGLLASALRMDARMTNKELETREMTLERQCVYEFIDQLTSLADQYDAILSLACGAGVQAVAEVFPNVPILPAVNTLFLGQTKEAGLWLENCRGCGQCRLHLFADICPVTRCAKQIFNGPCGGSQAGQCEVNPDTPCAWHLIITRLEERGQLDLLEEVHDPADWSKRQGVGFRKIVREDQQ